Proteins encoded within one genomic window of Bombina bombina isolate aBomBom1 chromosome 1, aBomBom1.pri, whole genome shotgun sequence:
- the LOC128651711 gene encoding serine-rich 25 kDa antigen protein-like, which translates to MPPKPRDKKMRNSFGSTELNTEDRPHGSTELNTEDRPHGSTELNTEDRPHGSTELNTEDRPHGSTELNTEDRPHGSTELNTEDRPHGSTELNTEDRPHGSTELNTEDRPHGSTELNTEDRPHGSTELNTEDRPHGSTELNTEDRPHGSTELNTEDRPHGSTELNTEDRPHGSTELNTEDRPHGSTELNTDGSTTVIDSDSLVKQISDIFSPQFEGVKKTFLPSQRKLDNFQIG; encoded by the coding sequence ATGCCTCCAAAACCTAGAGATAAGAAGATGAGAAATAGCTTTGGTAGCACTGAGCTAAATACTGAAGATAGACCTCATGGTAGCACTGAGCTAAATACTGAAGATAGACCTCATGGTAGCACTGAGCTAAATACTGAAGATAGACCTCATGGTAGCACTGAGCTAAATACTGAAGATAGACCTCATGGTAGCACTGAGCTAAATACTGAAGATAGACCTCATGGTAGCACTGAGCTAAATACTGAAGATAGACCTCATGGTAGCACTGAGCTAAATACTGAAGATAGACCTCATGGTAGCACTGAGCTAAATACTGAAGATAGACCTCATGGTAGCACTGAGCTAAATACTGAAGATAGACCTCATGGTAGCACTGAGCTAAATACTGAAGATAGACCTCATGGTAGCACTGAGCTAAATACTGAAGATAGACCTCATGGTAGCACTGAGCTAAATACTGAAGATAGACCTCATGGTAGCACTGAGCTAAATACTGAAGATAGACCTCATGGTAGCACTGAGCTAAATACTGAAGATAGACCTCATGGTAGCACTGAGCTAAATACTGATGGTAGCACTACAGTGATTGATTCTGATTCTCTTGTTAAACAAATCTCTGATATTTTCTCCCCCCAGTTCGAAGGGGTAAAAAAGACCTTTCTTCCCTCACAAaggaaattagacaattttcaaatAGGTTAA